Part of the Pseudarthrobacter sp. NBSH8 genome is shown below.
AGCTCCAGAGCGAGAGGTTCAAGAAGTTCACCCAGACCGTGCTGTATTCGCCCGCGTTCATCTCCACAGTGGTGGTGGTCGGCATTATGTTCGTGGTTCTGTCCCCGAGGTCTGGGCTGGTGAACAACGCCATCCAACTGGGCGGCGGGGAGCCGATCTTCTTTATGGGTTCGGCGGAGTGGTTCCGCCCGATCTATGTGATCTCGGATGTCTGGCAGAATGCCGGATTCTCGATGATTGTGTACCTCGCGGCACTGGCGGCCATCGACCCGGCACTGCACGACGCGGCCAAGGTGGACGGTGCTTCCAAGCTCCAGCGCATCCGGCACATTGATCTCCCGGGCATCATGCCGGTGGTGACGATCCTGTTCATCCTGGCCATCGGCAACCTGCTCAACGTCGGCTTCGAGAAGGCACTGCTGATGCAGACGCCTCTGAATGTCTCGACCTCGGAGATCATTCAGACCTACGTCTACCACGCGGGTCTGCAGCAGGCGCAGTTCAGCTATTCGGCCGCCATTGGCCTGTTCAATTCCCTCCTCAACCTGGCGCTGCTGCTCTTCTTCAACACGGTGGCGCGCCGGGCCAATCAAGCGACCCTGTGGTGATGCCGAAATGTCTCTGACAACCAACCCCCGCACTACCGAGAACCCGAACCGGACCGTCATCCAGGTCCGCCCCAAGCGGACCCTGCGCGAAAGATACGGCGACCGCGCCTTCAGCATCGCCGCCACAGCTGTCCTGCTGCTGTCCATCCTGGCCGTGGTGTACCCGCTGTACTTCATCGTCATCGCCTCCATCAGCGACCCGAATGCCGTTTACGAAGGCAAAGTCTGGCTCTTCCCCTCCGGAGTCACCACTGAAGGCTACGAACGGATCTTCGCCGACCGCCGGATCTGGAACGGCCTGGGCAACACCGTCATCTATACCGTGCTAGGCACCGCCGTCAGCGTCAGCACCATCCTGTGCGGCGCCTACGCACTGTCCCGCAAGGACATGCCCGGCCGGAAGATCCTGATGCTCCTGTTCGTGATCACCATGTTCTTCGACGGCGGACTCATCACCAAGTACCTGGTGGTCCGCGACCTCGGCATGCTGGACACCGTCTGGGCAGTGGTCCTGCCGGGAGCCGTGGGGGTGTGGAACCTCATCATCGCCAGGTCCTTCTTCGAACACACCATTCCGAACGAGCTACGCGAAGCCGCCCAGATGGACGGAGCAACCGACTTCAAATTCTTTTTCAAAATGGTGCTCCCACTGTCCAAACCGCTGATCATGCTGATGGTCATGATCCACGTCGTGGCCCAGTGGAACTCGTTCTTTGACGCACTGATCTTCCTCAATGACGACTCCAAGTACCCGTTGCAGCTCGTCCTGCGCAACATACTCATCCAGTCAGACGTCTCATCCGCCGGAACCACCGGCGGGGACATTGCATCCTATGCCGCTGCGCAACGGATCGCAGAGCTCACCAAGTACGCCATGATCGTTGTCTCGAGCCTGCCACTCATGATTGCCCTGCCATTCATGCAGAAGCACTTCACCAAGGGCGCCATGATCGGCGCCGTCAAATAGCTTCTCCCCGCATCGACCACCCGGGCAACCGCCACGGGTCGGCAAAGCACCTCAGAATAGGAATGACCATGGCACTCAGCCGTAAATACTCCGCCCTTGGCGCCGTCCTGGCCGGAACATTGATGTTGACCGCCTGCTCCGGCGGCGGTTCAGGCACTGCGGAGATCAAAGACGCCTCCGCGGACTTCGGCTTCCAGGAAACAGGCTTCCCCATTGTCAGCAAGCAGCTCGAACTGACGTTCTCCGGGACCAAGACCGCACTGGCCCCGGACTACAACACCATGACCGTGGTGAAAAACTGGGAAAAGGACACCAACGTCCACATCAACTGGGAAAACCTGCCCGAAACGGTCTTCCAGGAAAAGAAGAACCTCATCCTGGCCAGCGGTGACCTGCCCGACGCGTTCTTCAACACAGGCCTGACCGACGCCGAGATCGCCACCTACTCCGCCAGCGGCACTCTGATCCCGCTCGAAGGGCTCATCGAGAAGAACGCAATGAACCTTTCCAAGCTGCTCTCGGACCGGCCCGACATCAAGGCCGCCATTACCTCCTCGGACGGGCACATCTACTCCCTGCCCTCCGTCGAGGAACTCGGCCTGGTCCAGTTCCCCAACGAACTCGCCATCAATACGTCGTGGTTGAAAAAGCTGAACATCCCGATGCCAACGACCATCGATGAGTTCCACGACGCGCTGCTTGCCTTCAAGACCCAGGACGCTTCCGGGACCGGTAAGACCATCCCGCTGAGCTTCAGGCCTGGGGGCTGGACCGGCGACATCGTTGACCTGATCGCCGCCCTCGGCGGAGTGCCGGACAATATGGACCACCGCATCGTCCAGGATGACAAAGTCATCTTCACCGCCACCCAGGACGGCTACAAGAAGGCACTCGCTACCCTGCACGAGTGGTACCGGGAGGGCCTGATCGATCCCGAGGCCTTCTCACAGGATGACAAGGCCTACCTGGCCAAGGGGAAAGCCGCCACGGAAAACCTCGGCTCATTTGTTTGGTGGGAAATCCCCGAGATGGTGGGCGCCGACCGCGCCAGCGACTACGCGCTTGTGCCTGTGCTTAAAGGCGTCGACGGCAAGCGCATTGCCAGCCAGTCCAACAACCAGGAAATCGCCCGGGGCGCCTTCGCCATCACCCGGACCAACAAATACCCCGCCGCGACCATGCGCTGGGCAGACAACCTCTACGACCCCATCCAGTCCGCCCAGGCCAACTGGGGTCCCATTGGCGAAACCCTGCAAGAGGACGCAAGCGGCCTTCTGACCCAGATCCCCGCTCCGGCCGGAACCAGCGAAGGCGAACGCCGCCAGAAGGTCGCCCCGGGCGGACCCAAGGCCAATACCGCCGAGAACTTCAAAACTGTCGTCGCTCCCGAACCGCGCGCCGCCGAACGCCAGGAAATCGTCAACGAATTCTACAAGCCGTTCGCTGGCAACGACGGCTACCCCCCGGTCGCCCTCTCCAACGAAGAACTGCAGCAGATCAGCACCATCCAGACCGATATCACCTCCCTGGTCAAGCAGAACATGGCCAAGTGGATCGTCTCCGGCGGCATTGAGCAGGAATGGGACGGCTACGTCGCCCAGCTCGAAAACGTCGGCGTCGAGAAGATGATCGAGGTCTACCAGCAGGCCTACGACCGCTACAAGAGCAACTCCTAGCCCTACAAAAGGGGTGGGCCGGCTGAACCGGCCCACCCCAGCT
Proteins encoded:
- a CDS encoding sugar ABC transporter permease, yielding MSRTIPARRGRPAAAPLPQRKISLSLRMKRISRAWQLYVLLAPALVYILVFKYWPMYGVQIAFKNYNPVDGFSDSPWVGLTHFIRFVNSYQFGQVVGNTLWIAVLGLLLAFPVPIVLALLVNQLQSERFKKFTQTVLYSPAFISTVVVVGIMFVVLSPRSGLVNNAIQLGGGEPIFFMGSAEWFRPIYVISDVWQNAGFSMIVYLAALAAIDPALHDAAKVDGASKLQRIRHIDLPGIMPVVTILFILAIGNLLNVGFEKALLMQTPLNVSTSEIIQTYVYHAGLQQAQFSYSAAIGLFNSLLNLALLLFFNTVARRANQATLW
- a CDS encoding carbohydrate ABC transporter permease encodes the protein MSLTTNPRTTENPNRTVIQVRPKRTLRERYGDRAFSIAATAVLLLSILAVVYPLYFIVIASISDPNAVYEGKVWLFPSGVTTEGYERIFADRRIWNGLGNTVIYTVLGTAVSVSTILCGAYALSRKDMPGRKILMLLFVITMFFDGGLITKYLVVRDLGMLDTVWAVVLPGAVGVWNLIIARSFFEHTIPNELREAAQMDGATDFKFFFKMVLPLSKPLIMLMVMIHVVAQWNSFFDALIFLNDDSKYPLQLVLRNILIQSDVSSAGTTGGDIASYAAAQRIAELTKYAMIVVSSLPLMIALPFMQKHFTKGAMIGAVK
- a CDS encoding ABC transporter substrate-binding protein, with the translated sequence MALSRKYSALGAVLAGTLMLTACSGGGSGTAEIKDASADFGFQETGFPIVSKQLELTFSGTKTALAPDYNTMTVVKNWEKDTNVHINWENLPETVFQEKKNLILASGDLPDAFFNTGLTDAEIATYSASGTLIPLEGLIEKNAMNLSKLLSDRPDIKAAITSSDGHIYSLPSVEELGLVQFPNELAINTSWLKKLNIPMPTTIDEFHDALLAFKTQDASGTGKTIPLSFRPGGWTGDIVDLIAALGGVPDNMDHRIVQDDKVIFTATQDGYKKALATLHEWYREGLIDPEAFSQDDKAYLAKGKAATENLGSFVWWEIPEMVGADRASDYALVPVLKGVDGKRIASQSNNQEIARGAFAITRTNKYPAATMRWADNLYDPIQSAQANWGPIGETLQEDASGLLTQIPAPAGTSEGERRQKVAPGGPKANTAENFKTVVAPEPRAAERQEIVNEFYKPFAGNDGYPPVALSNEELQQISTIQTDITSLVKQNMAKWIVSGGIEQEWDGYVAQLENVGVEKMIEVYQQAYDRYKSNS